A genome region from Manis javanica isolate MJ-LG chromosome 3, MJ_LKY, whole genome shotgun sequence includes the following:
- the LOC108404906 gene encoding olfactory receptor 5K1 produces the protein MAEENHTMKNEFILTGFTDHPELKTFLFVAFFTIYLITMVGNLGLVMLISKAHHLHTPMYIFLGNLALVDSCCASAITPKMLENFVSENRVVSLYECMAQFYFLCTVETADCFLLAAMAYDRYVAICSPLQYHTMMSKKLCVQMTTGAYIAGNLHSMIHVGLLFRLTFCGSNHINHFYCDILPLYRLSYVDPYLNELVLFIFSGSIQVFTIGSVLISYLYILFTIFKMKSKEGRVKAFSTCASHFLSVSLFYGSLFFMYIRPNLLEEGDKDIPAAVLFTIVVPLLNPFIYSLRNKEVITVLRKILKKKKSQESWKQITSTVAK, from the coding sequence ATGGCTGAAGAAAATCATACCATGAAAAATGAGTTTATCCTCACAGGATTTACAGATCACCCAGAGCTGAAGACCTTTCTATTTGTGGCATTCTTCACCATCTATCTGATCACCATGGTGGGGAATCTCGGCCTGGTAATGTTGATTTCAAAAGCACATCATCTTCACACACCAATGTACATCTTCCTGGGCAATCTTGCTCTGGTGGATTCTTGCTGTGCCAGTGCCATTACTCCTAAAATGTTAGAGAATTTCGTTTCTGAGAACAGAGTGGTCTCCCTCTATGAATGCATGgcacagttttattttctctgcactGTTGAAACTGCAGATTGCTTTCTTCTGGCtgcaatggcctatgaccgctatgtggccatatGCAGTCCACTGCAGTACCACACCATGATGTCAAAGAAACTCTGTGTTCAGATGACCACAGGGGCGTACATAGCTGGAAACCTGCATTCCATGATTCATGTAGGGCTTCTATTTAGGTTAACATTCTGTGGATCCAATCACATCAACCACTTCTATTGTGATATCCTTCCTTTATACAGACTCTCCTATGTTGACCCTTATCTCAATGAACTagtactatttattttttcaggcTCAATTCAAGTCTTTACCATAGGCAGTGTCTTAATATCTTATCTCTATATTCTGTTtactattttcaaaatgaagtcCAAAGAGGGAAGAGTTAAAGCCTTTTCTACCTGTGCATCCCactttttgtctgtttcattATTCTATGGATCTCTTTTTTTCATGTACATTAGACCAAATTTGCTTGAAGAAGGGGATAAAGATATACCAGCAGCTGTTTTGTTTACAATAGTAGTTCCCTTACTAAATCCTTTTATTTATAGCCTGCGAAATAAGGAAGTAATAACTGTCCTgagaaaaattctaaagaaaaaaaaatctcaagaaagTTGGAAACAAATTACATCTACTGTAGCTAAGTGA